In Thermococcus sp. Bubb.Bath, a single window of DNA contains:
- a CDS encoding TCP-1/cpn60 chaperonin family protein, which translates to VRRVKKSDMEKLSKATGAKIVTNVKDLTPEDLGEAELVEERKVAGENMIFVEGCKNPKAVTILIRGGTEHVVDEV; encoded by the coding sequence GTCAGGCGCGTCAAGAAGAGCGATATGGAGAAGCTCTCCAAGGCCACTGGCGCCAAGATCGTCACCAACGTTAAGGACCTTACTCCAGAAGACCTCGGTGAGGCCGAGCTCGTCGAGGAGAGGAAGGTCGCCGGCGAGAACATGATTTTCGTTGAGGGCTGCAAGAACCCGAAGGCCGTGACCATACTCATCAGGGGCGGCACCGAGCATGTCGTTGACGAGGT